The window CAGCAAGATATACGTCAACGATGTGTACAGCGGCGTAAATCTGCAAACCGCAATCAAAGACACCATCAACTACGCCAAAGCCAACAACATGAAAGTGGTGTTCCAGGGTGGCATTCAGGGTGAAGGATGGCTCACCAGTGGTGGAAGCCAAGCCCAACTTGAGTCTCTGATTAGCGCGAATTCAGATATTGCTCTGTTTGCCGTTGCTGCAGGGAATGGTGGCCCTGGTGGTAATCTCAACGATCCAAATTACTTAACCAGTGTTAGTGGTGTTGCGAAACTGCAAACGAATTACAGCAACGTAATCTCAGTTGGAGCGCTGGCAAAAACAGGGACAACCTATGTGAATGGTCTCGCCAATGCTTCTAGCGTAGACATTGCGGGCTACTCCAATCGGGGATCGAACCTGACCCTGATGGCGGCGACTAACTCTCCTGCAATGGACAAGAATGGGGATATGCGCTTCTTTGGAGGAACCTCATGTGCGAACCCGAACATGGCCGCGATCGCCTCTCTGGTATGGAGTGTAAATCCCTACTTCAGCGGTGGGCAGGTGCGCCAACTCCTGATTGACACGGCTATGGATTTGGGAAGCTACGGCAAGGACAACACTTTTGGTAACGGTCTCGTTAACGCAGATGCGGCTGTACGCCGAGCTTGGGCACTGAAGGAAGACTATCAGTTGGCCAGCATGTAC is drawn from Synechococcales cyanobacterium T60_A2020_003 and contains these coding sequences:
- a CDS encoding S8 family serine peptidase; this translates as YRLITDPSDDDNFKDYGHGHSAMSVMGSTANNSSGVAGINWYSKIYVNDVYSGVNLQTAIKDTINYAKANNMKVVFQGGIQGEGWLTSGGSQAQLESLISANSDIALFAVAAGNGGPGGNLNDPNYLTSVSGVAKLQTNYSNVISVGALAKTGTTYVNGLANASSVDIAGYSNRGSNLTLMAATNSPAMDKNGDMRFFGGTSCANPNMAAIASLVWSVNPYFSGGQVRQLLIDTAMDLGSYGKDNTFGNGLVNADAAVRRAWALKEDYQLASMYSSKRWQPTIFSVLDDFKVLTKDIKFVVDPKFTHILDTNIQTIKKPSVDLEFDAMDSFAIAPVASGFDASEGSDRPSIFDELIAPTSNFLDDMVDENSWSESLADEVALI